A part of Ziziphus jujuba cultivar Dongzao chromosome 8, ASM3175591v1 genomic DNA contains:
- the LOC107414411 gene encoding pentatricopeptide repeat-containing protein At2g29760, chloroplastic, which translates to MVVFVFMKLARPTVRLFSTSTAIQESERVTKRSVSIDSIKKLHAHLIRNDLHKEPSSISEVVRSYALSPPYLDKARLVFYQIKRPTFLVWNHMIRGLSQSDQPSEAIRMYIRMYHQGLSGNNLTFIFVFKACGRVPDIVRGQMVHVHALKLGFQSYLFVSNALIHMYASCRDLDLAQKVFDRMEDRDIVSWNSLMCGFAQHSSFNDVLRVFEAMQSANVKADSVTMVKVILACTYLGEFGIADAVVKYIEEHHVGIDVYLGNTMIDMYGRRGLVNLARQVFDRMPERNIVSWNAMVMGYAKVGNLVGARKLFDEMPKKDVVSWTSMITGYSQAKQYTEAVGLFQDMMAAKVIPDEITVASVLSACAHLGSLDVGEAVRDFVSNHGVKVDIYIGNALIYMYCKCGVVEKGLEVFHEMEIKDPVSWTSIISGLAVNGFADSAVELFSQMLRKGIRPTHGTFVGILLACTHAGLVDKGLEYFESMEKVHGLTPEMKHYGCVVDLLSRSGSLEKAYEFINKMPIIPDVVLWRILLGACKLYGNATLSEIITNKLLELDPHNSGNYVLSSHTYAGIDRWNDVVKMRTLMDGSNVQKPFGSSSIEVNV; encoded by the coding sequence ATGgtggtttttgttttcatgAAACTTGCAAGACCCACTGTGCGCCTCTTCAGCACCTCAACGGCTATCCAAGAATCAGAGCGAGTAACGAAGAGATCAGTTTCGATAGACTCGATCAAGAAGCTCCATGCCCACCTTATCAGAAATGACCTCCACAAGGAACCATCTTCAATCTCTGAAGTTGTCAGATCGTATGCACTATCGCCACCCTATTTAGACAAAGCCCGCTtagttttttatcaaattaagcgACCCACATTCTTGGTTTGGAACCACATGATCCGTGGACTGTCACAGAGTGACCAACCCAGTGAAGCAATTCGCATGTATATCCGAATGTACCATCAGGGATTGTCTGGGAATAATCTGACCTTTATATTCGTTTTCAAGGCTTGTGGTCGAGTTCCTGATATCGTACGTGGCCAAATGGTTCATGTGCATGCGCTGAAACTTGGGTTTCAAAGTTATCTTTTTGTTTCTAATGCTTTGATCCATATGTACGCTTCTTGTCGCGATTTGGATTTGGCCCAGAAAGTTTTTGATAGAATGGAGGATAGAGATATAGTATCTTGGAACTCTTTGATGTGTGGGTTTGCTCAGCACAGTAGCTTTAACGACGTTTTGCGTGTTTTTGAGGCAATGCAATCGGCAAATGTGAAGGCCGATTCTGTGACAATGGTTAAAGTTATTCTAGCATGCACTTATTTGGGCGAATTTGGAATTGCAGACGCTGTGGTTAAGTATATTGAGGAGCATCATGTTGGGATTGATGTTTACTTGGGAAACACAATGATAGATATGTACGGACGGCGTGGATTGGTGAATTTGGCGCGCCAAGTATTTGATCGGATGCCTGAAAGAAATATAGTTTCATGGAATGCCATGGTCATGGGATATGCAAAAGTTGGAAATTTAGTTGGTGCAAGAAAACTTTTCGATGAGATGCCCAAAAAGGATGTCGTCTCTTGGACTTCCATGATTACGGGTTATTCTCAAGCTAAGCAATATACTGAGGCTGTGGGGCTTTTTCAAGATATGATGGCAGCTAAGGTAATACCAGATGAAATAACAGTGGCCAGTGTGCTTTCTGCTTGTGCCCATTTGGGTTCACTTGATGTTGGAGAAGCGGTGCGTGACTTTGTCAGTAACcatggtgtgaaagttgatatCTATATTGGAAATGCtttgatatatatgtattgcaAATGTGGGGTGGTTGAGAAAGGATTGGAAGTGTTCCATGAGATGGAAATAAAGGACCCTGTTTCATGGACTTCTATAATTTCAGGCCTTGCTGTGAATGGTTTTGCAGATTCTGCAGTTGAACTCTTCTCACAAATGTTAAGAAAAGGTATTCGACCAACTCATGGAACTTTTGTTGGGATTCTACTGGCTTGCACTCATGCTGGATTAGTAGATAAAGGATTGGAGTATTTTGAAAGTATGGAAAAGGTTCATGGACTAACACCAGAAATGAAACACTATGGGTGTGTTGTGGATCTCCTGAGCCGCTCTGGCAGTCTAGAGAAGGCATATGAGTTCATAAATAAAATGCCCATCATTCCGGATGTAGTCTTATGGAGAATACTGTTGGGTGCCTGTAAGCTTTATGGAAATGCAACCCTATCTGAGATTATTACAAACAAGCTTCTTGAATTGGATCCTCATAATAGTGGGAATTATGTGCTCTCGTCACATACTTATGCAGGTATTGACAGATGGAATGATGTTGTAAAAATGAGGACATTGATGGATGGGAGCAATGTGCAGAAGCCATTTGGTTCTAGTTCTATCGAAGTCAATGTATGA
- the LOC107414410 gene encoding L-idonate 5-dehydrogenase isoform X1: MSLQGIGEAMEDEKEENMAAWLLGIETLKIQPFVLPPLGPHDVKVRIKALGICGSDVHHFKTMRCANFIVKKPMVIGHECAGVIEEVGSEVKSLKVGDRVALEPGISCRQCNLCKEGRYNLCPKMKFFGSPPTNGSLANKVVHPAYLCFKLPDNVSLEEGAMCEPLSVGVHACRRANVSPDTNVLIMGAGPIGLITLLAARAFGAPRIVIVDVDDCRLSIAKTLGADKTVKVSTSTEDIGKEMVQIQDAMGSGIDVSFDCVGLNKTMSTALIATRSGGKVCLIGLAQSEMTAPLTPAAAREVDVIGIFRYRNTWPLCIEMLKTGKIDVKPLITHRFGFSQKEVEEAFATSAKGGNAIKIMFNL, translated from the exons ATGTCTCTGCAGGGAATTGGTGAAGCCATGGAAgatgaaaaggaagaaaacaTGGCCGCTTGGCTTCTTGGTATCGAGACCCTCAAAATTCAACCTTTTGTTCTTCCTCCTCTTG GCCCACATGATGTTAAAGTTAGGATAAAAGCTCTTGGTATATGTGGAAGTGATGTTCACCATTTCAAG ACAATGAGATGTGCAAATTTCATAGTGAAAAAGCCAATGGTAATAGGACATGAGTGTGCTGGGGTGATTGAAGAAGTAGGCAGCGAGGTCAAGTCTCTAAAGGTGGGTGATCGTGTAGCATTGGAGCCCGGAATTAGTTGCCGGCAATGCAATCTCTGCAAGGAAGGTCGTTACAATCTCTGTCCCAAAATGAAGTTTTTTGGTTCTCCTCCTACTAATGGTTCTCTTGCCAACAAG GTGGTGCATCCTGCATATCTATGTTTTAAACTACCAGACAATGTAAGCTTGGAGGAAGGGGCAATGTGTGAACCCCTCAGTGTTGGTGTCCATGCTTGTCGCCGTGCAAATGTAAGTCCTGACACCAATGTATTGATCATGGGAGCTGGGCCGATAGGCCTTATTACTCTTCTTGCTGCTCGTGCCTTTGGAGCTCCTAGAATCGTCATAGTTGATGTTGATGATTGCCGATTATCTATTGCGAAGACCCTTGGTGCAGATAAGACTGTTAAAGTTTCAACAAGTACTGAG GATATAGGTAAAGAAATGGTACAGATACAGGATGCAATGGGTTCTGGAATCGATGTGAGCTTTGATTGTGTTGGTCTAAACAAAACCATGTCGACGGCTTTGATTGCAACTCGTTCAGGTGGGAAAGTTTGCCTCATTGGACTAGCTCAAAGTGAGATGACTGCCCCTCTCACCCCTGCTGCTGCAAG AGAGGTCGATGTAATTGGCATATTCCGGTATAGGAACACATGGCCGCTCTGCATTGAGATGCTAAAGACCGGTAAGATCGATGTCAAGCCATTAATAACTCATAGATTCGGGTTCTCACAGAAAGAGGTAGAAGAAGCCTTTGCAACTAGTGCTAAAGGTGGCAATGCCATTAAGATTATGTTTAATCTATGA
- the LOC107414410 gene encoding L-idonate 5-dehydrogenase isoform X2, producing the protein MRCANFIVKKPMVIGHECAGVIEEVGSEVKSLKVGDRVALEPGISCRQCNLCKEGRYNLCPKMKFFGSPPTNGSLANKVVHPAYLCFKLPDNVSLEEGAMCEPLSVGVHACRRANVSPDTNVLIMGAGPIGLITLLAARAFGAPRIVIVDVDDCRLSIAKTLGADKTVKVSTSTEDIGKEMVQIQDAMGSGIDVSFDCVGLNKTMSTALIATRSGGKVCLIGLAQSEMTAPLTPAAAREVDVIGIFRYRNTWPLCIEMLKTGKIDVKPLITHRFGFSQKEVEEAFATSAKGGNAIKIMFNL; encoded by the exons ATGAGATGTGCAAATTTCATAGTGAAAAAGCCAATGGTAATAGGACATGAGTGTGCTGGGGTGATTGAAGAAGTAGGCAGCGAGGTCAAGTCTCTAAAGGTGGGTGATCGTGTAGCATTGGAGCCCGGAATTAGTTGCCGGCAATGCAATCTCTGCAAGGAAGGTCGTTACAATCTCTGTCCCAAAATGAAGTTTTTTGGTTCTCCTCCTACTAATGGTTCTCTTGCCAACAAG GTGGTGCATCCTGCATATCTATGTTTTAAACTACCAGACAATGTAAGCTTGGAGGAAGGGGCAATGTGTGAACCCCTCAGTGTTGGTGTCCATGCTTGTCGCCGTGCAAATGTAAGTCCTGACACCAATGTATTGATCATGGGAGCTGGGCCGATAGGCCTTATTACTCTTCTTGCTGCTCGTGCCTTTGGAGCTCCTAGAATCGTCATAGTTGATGTTGATGATTGCCGATTATCTATTGCGAAGACCCTTGGTGCAGATAAGACTGTTAAAGTTTCAACAAGTACTGAG GATATAGGTAAAGAAATGGTACAGATACAGGATGCAATGGGTTCTGGAATCGATGTGAGCTTTGATTGTGTTGGTCTAAACAAAACCATGTCGACGGCTTTGATTGCAACTCGTTCAGGTGGGAAAGTTTGCCTCATTGGACTAGCTCAAAGTGAGATGACTGCCCCTCTCACCCCTGCTGCTGCAAG AGAGGTCGATGTAATTGGCATATTCCGGTATAGGAACACATGGCCGCTCTGCATTGAGATGCTAAAGACCGGTAAGATCGATGTCAAGCCATTAATAACTCATAGATTCGGGTTCTCACAGAAAGAGGTAGAAGAAGCCTTTGCAACTAGTGCTAAAGGTGGCAATGCCATTAAGATTATGTTTAATCTATGA
- the LOC107414456 gene encoding sorbitol dehydrogenase, which translates to MGKGGMSHGAAEGKDGEEENMAAWLLGINNLKIQPFKLPPLGPHDVRIRMKAVGICGSDVHYLKNLRCADFIVKEPMVIGHECAGIIEEVGSEVKSLVVGDRVAIEPGISCWRCNLCKEGRYNLCPEMKFFATPPVHGSLANQIVHPADLCFKLPENVSLEEGAMCEPLSVGVHACRRADIGPETNVLVMGAGPIGLVTMLAARAFGAPRIVIVDVDDQRLSVAKELGANEAVKVSTNIQDVADEVVQIQKAMGGGVDVSFDCAGFNKTMATALSATRPGGKVCLVGMGHSEMTVPLTPAAAREVDVVGIFRYKNTWPLCLEFLRSGKIDVKPLITHRFGFSQKEVEEAFETSARGRNAIKVMFNL; encoded by the exons ATGGGTAAGGGAGGGATGTCTCATGGTGCTGCTGAAGGCAAAGATGGTGAAGAAGAGAATATGGCTGCTTGGCTTCTTGGTATCAATAACCTCAAAATTCAGCCTTTCAAACTCCCACCTCTTg GACCTCATGATGTTAGAATTAGGATGAAGGCTGTTGGCATATGTGGTAGTGATGTACACTACCTCAAG AACCTGAGATGCGCAGATTTTATTGTCAAAGAGCCAATGGTTATAGGGCATGAGTGTGCTGGGATCATAGAGGAAGTTGGGAGTGAGGTGAAGAGCCTAGTGGTCGGTGACCGCGTGGCAATAGAGCCTGGAATCAGTTGCTGGCGATGCAACCTTTGCAAAGAAGGTCGATACAATCTATGCCCAGAGATGAAGTTTTTTGCAACTCCACCGGTTCATGGTTCTCTTGCGAATCAG ATTGTTCATCCGGCAGACCTATGTTTCAAGCTGCCGGAAAATGTGAGCTTGGAGGAAGGGGCAATGTGTGAGCCATTAAGTGTTGGTGTGCATGCTTGTCGCCGAGCTGATATTGGCCCTGAAACAAATGTCTTGGTGATGGGAGCAGGACCTATTGGACTTGTCACAATGCTAGCTGCTCGTGCTTTCGGGGCACCCAGAATTGTGATTGTGGATGTGGATGACCAACGTTTATCTGTTGCAAAGGAGCTTGGTGCAAATGAGGCTGTCAAAGTTTCAACTAATATCCAG GATGTAGCTGATGAAGTGGTTCAGATACAAAAGGCTATGGGAGGTGGAGTAGATGTGAGTTTTGATTGTGCCGGCTTTAACAAAACCATGGCAACAGCCCTCAGTGCTACTCGTCCCGGTGGGAAAGTTTGCCTTGTGGGAATGGGTCACAGCGAGATGACTGTACCACTTACTCCAGCTGCTGCAAG GGAGGTCGATGTGGTTGGCATATTCCGATACAAGAACACATGGCCACTGTGCCTGGAGTTTCTGAGGAGTGGTAAGATTGATGTGAAGCCTCTGATAACCCATAGGTTTGGATTTTCCCAGAAGGAGGTGGAAGAAGCATTTGAAACTAGCGCTCGCGGTCGTAATGCCATTAAGGTCATGTTCAATCTGTAA
- the LOC107414463 gene encoding zinc finger CCCH domain-containing protein 48 isoform X1, which produces MDVDGGGNKRVFQRLGGSSTDPKNKVCYHWRAGKCNRYPCPFLHRELPSPPIQPPNGTASSKRHHVFNAAAAGDPTVPRRAPNNTWGRPHAGRGGGGANNRVVRKMDKVCSYWLQGNCSRGETCKFLHSWSLGDGFSLLSQLDGHQKVVSAIAMPAGSDKLYTGSKDETLRVWDCQSGQCIGVLNLGGEVGCMISEGPWIFVGLPSIVKAWNTQTNMDLSLSGPVGQVYALIVGNDLLFAGTQDGSILAWKFNAAVNCFEPAASLKGHTLAVVSLVVGANRLYSGSMDHSIRVWNLETLQCIQTLTEHTNVVMSVLIWDHYLLSCSLDKTIKAWVTGQSGNLEVAYTHTEEHGLLTLGGMYDSESKPLLLCSTNDNSVRIYDLPSFAERGKIFSKMEIRAIQIGPGGIFFTGDGTGQVKVWKLAAVEAANPA; this is translated from the exons atgGATGTAGACGGAGGGGGAAACAAGCGCGTCTTCCAGCGATTGGGTGGTTCTTCGACAGACCCGAAGAACAAGGTCTGCTACCATTGGAGGGCAGGGAAGTGCAACCGCTATCCTTGTCCTTTTCTTCATAGAGAACTACCTTCCCCGCCAATACAGCCTCCCAATGGAACGGCGTCGTCTAAGCGGCACCACGTCTTCAACGCGGCGGCGGCCGGTGATCCAACGGTTCCGCGGCGGGCTCCGAATAACACATGGGGTCGACCCCACGCGGgcagaggaggaggaggagccAACAATAGAGTTGTGAGGAAGATGGATAAAGTGTGTAGTTATTGGCTTCAGGGGAATTGTTCACGTGGGGAGACGTGTAAGTTTTTGCATTCTTGGAGTTTGGGGGATGGCTTCTCGTTGTTGTCTCAGCTCGATGGGCATCAGAAG GTTGTTAGCGCGATTGCGATGCCGGCTGGCTCTGATAAACTTTATACTGGAAGTAAAGATGAGACTTTGAGAGTATGGGACTGTCAGTCTGGTCAG TGTATTGGTGTGCTTAATCTTGGTGGTGAAGTTGGTTGCATGATTAGTGAAGGTCCTTGGATATTTGTTGGTTTACCAAGTATTGTGAAG GCATGGAACACCCAAACCAACATGGATCTAAGTCTTAGTGGACCTGTTGGACAAGTTTATGCTCTGATTGTGGGTAATGATTTGCTGTTTGCTGGTACCCAG GATGGGTCTATATTAGCATGGAAATTTAATGCTGCTGTCAATTGCTTTGAACCAGCTGCATCACTTAAGGGTCACACCCTTGCTGTTGTTTCATTAGTAGTTGGTGCCAATAGGCTCTACTCTGGTTCCATGGACCATTCTATAAGG GTCTGGAACCTTGAGACGTTGCAGTGTATACAGACACTGACAGAGCATACTAACGTTGTAATGTCTGTTCTTATCTGGGACCATTATCTTTTGTCATGTTCTTTAGACAAAACAATAAAG GCGTGGGTTACTGGACAAAGTGGAAACTTGGAAGTAGCATATACTCACACTGAAGAACAT GGCTTGCTTACCCTGGGTGGAATGTATGATTCAGAATCCAAGCCGTTGCTGTTATGCTCTACCAATGACAACTCTGTCCGCATATATGATCTGCCATC ATTTGCTGAAAGGGgtaaaattttttccaaaatggaGATACGAGCAATTCAGATAGGCCCTGGCGGTATATTTTTCACTGGTGATGGAACTGGCCAAGTGAAAGTGTGGAAGTTGGCGGCGGTGGAAGCAGCTAACCCTGCCTGA
- the LOC107414463 gene encoding zinc finger CCCH domain-containing protein 48 isoform X2, with the protein MDVDGGGNKRVFQRLGGSSTDPKNKVCYHWRAGKCNRYPCPFLHRELPSPPIQPPNGTASSKRHHVFNAAAAGDPTVPRRAPNNTWGRPHAGRGGGGANNRVVRKMDKVCSYWLQGNCSRGETCKFLHSWSLGDGFSLLSQLDGHQKVVSAIAMPAGSDKLYTGSKDETLRVWDCQSGQCIGVLNLGGEVGCMISEGPWIFVGLPSIVKAWNTQTNMDLSLSGPVGQVYALIVGNDLLFAGTQVWNLETLQCIQTLTEHTNVVMSVLIWDHYLLSCSLDKTIKAWVTGQSGNLEVAYTHTEEHGLLTLGGMYDSESKPLLLCSTNDNSVRIYDLPSFAERGKIFSKMEIRAIQIGPGGIFFTGDGTGQVKVWKLAAVEAANPA; encoded by the exons atgGATGTAGACGGAGGGGGAAACAAGCGCGTCTTCCAGCGATTGGGTGGTTCTTCGACAGACCCGAAGAACAAGGTCTGCTACCATTGGAGGGCAGGGAAGTGCAACCGCTATCCTTGTCCTTTTCTTCATAGAGAACTACCTTCCCCGCCAATACAGCCTCCCAATGGAACGGCGTCGTCTAAGCGGCACCACGTCTTCAACGCGGCGGCGGCCGGTGATCCAACGGTTCCGCGGCGGGCTCCGAATAACACATGGGGTCGACCCCACGCGGgcagaggaggaggaggagccAACAATAGAGTTGTGAGGAAGATGGATAAAGTGTGTAGTTATTGGCTTCAGGGGAATTGTTCACGTGGGGAGACGTGTAAGTTTTTGCATTCTTGGAGTTTGGGGGATGGCTTCTCGTTGTTGTCTCAGCTCGATGGGCATCAGAAG GTTGTTAGCGCGATTGCGATGCCGGCTGGCTCTGATAAACTTTATACTGGAAGTAAAGATGAGACTTTGAGAGTATGGGACTGTCAGTCTGGTCAG TGTATTGGTGTGCTTAATCTTGGTGGTGAAGTTGGTTGCATGATTAGTGAAGGTCCTTGGATATTTGTTGGTTTACCAAGTATTGTGAAG GCATGGAACACCCAAACCAACATGGATCTAAGTCTTAGTGGACCTGTTGGACAAGTTTATGCTCTGATTGTGGGTAATGATTTGCTGTTTGCTGGTACCCAG GTCTGGAACCTTGAGACGTTGCAGTGTATACAGACACTGACAGAGCATACTAACGTTGTAATGTCTGTTCTTATCTGGGACCATTATCTTTTGTCATGTTCTTTAGACAAAACAATAAAG GCGTGGGTTACTGGACAAAGTGGAAACTTGGAAGTAGCATATACTCACACTGAAGAACAT GGCTTGCTTACCCTGGGTGGAATGTATGATTCAGAATCCAAGCCGTTGCTGTTATGCTCTACCAATGACAACTCTGTCCGCATATATGATCTGCCATC ATTTGCTGAAAGGGgtaaaattttttccaaaatggaGATACGAGCAATTCAGATAGGCCCTGGCGGTATATTTTTCACTGGTGATGGAACTGGCCAAGTGAAAGTGTGGAAGTTGGCGGCGGTGGAAGCAGCTAACCCTGCCTGA
- the LOC107414409 gene encoding calcium-dependent protein kinase 26: MAVALSNSSEPSTRPCNCYKVPSLTATILEANQTSNLKDRYNLGEQLGWGQFGVIRACTDKLTGEVLACKSIAKDRLVTLDDVRSVKLEIEIMTRLSGHPNVVDLKAVYEEEDYVHLVMELCAGGELFLQLEKHGRFSQSDARVLFRHLMQVVLYCHENGVVHRDLKPENILLATKSSSSPIKLADFGLATYIKPGQSLHGLVGSPFYIAPEVLSGGYNEAADVWSAGVILYILLSGMPPFWGKTKSRIFEAVRVADLRFPSDPWDHISESAKDLIRKMLCTDPSRRLTAQQVLDHSWMKSSVSCSEQPSRSANQHHGECDVGGNSFSTPLMSRNQDISFGAGSGSPITCDTQSPAFTCRSSFSSFLVEPTTPSLASCGFSFRCSGDSNGLEISYPLPSMPSFAFFSPGSGFEQGRCSLEVSANTSRVESIHGDANLGTLLVLPDSSLCFGHVATELENKPGEYKRSEGTNWSKMSGIHSKINRTIGLGEHEQLDLMVTESVIRWSSCTHLPNSLRSSLVC, from the exons ATGGCTGTTGCTCTCAGCAACAGCAGTGAACCATCTACACGGCCTTGCAACTGTTATAAAGTCCCTAGCTTGACTGCTACCATTTTGGAGGCAAACCAGACCTCAAATCTGAAAGATCGATACAATCTTGGAGAGCAATTGGGTTGGGGGCAGTTTGGTGTTATCAGGGCTTGCACTGATAAGTTGACCGGAGAGGTGTTAGCTTGCAAATccattgccaaggatagattgGTGACCTTAGATGATGTTCGGAGTGTCAAGCTTGAGATTGAAATTATGACCAGGTTATCTGGCCACCCAAATGTTGTAGATCTCAAAGCTGTCTATGAGGAGGAAGACTATGTTCATCTGGTGATGGAACTTTGTGCTGGAGGGGAGCTTTTCCTCCAGTTAGAAAAACATGGGCGATTCTCCCAGTCAGATGCTAGAGTTCTCTTTAGGCATCTCATGCAGGTGGTCTTGTATTGTCATGAAAATGGGGTTGTTCATAGAGACTTGAAGCCCGAAAACATCCTCTTGGCAACAAAATCCTCATCGTCTCCTATTAAATTGGCAGATTTTGGTCTTGCCACCTATATCAAGCCTG GGCAAAGTTTACATGGGTTGGTTGGAAGTCCATTCTATATAGCTCCTGAGGTACTTTCAGGGGGCTATAATGAGGCAGCAGATGTTTGGAGTGCAGGGGTCATCCTTTACATTCTTCTCAGTGGGATGCCACCATTTTGGGGGAAGACAAAGTCGCGAATATTCGAGGCTGTTAGGGTAGCTGATCTGAGGTTCCCATCTGATCCTTGGGATCACATTTCTGAATCAGCTAAGGATTTGATTAGGAAAATGCTCTGTACAGATCCTTCCCGAAGGTTGACTGCTCAGCAGGTTTTAG ATCATTCATGGATGAAAAGCAGTGTATCATGTTCTGAACAACCAAGTCGAAGTGCAAACCAACATCATGGAGAATGTGATGTGGGTGGCAACTCATTCTCTACCCCACTTATGTCCAGAAATCAGGACATCAGCTTTGGCGCTGGATCTGGATCACCAATTACCTGCGACACCCAATCACCTGCATTCACGTGCAggtcatctttttcttcttttttggtggAACCAACAACTCCTTCGTTGGCATCTTGTGGGTTTTCATTCCGGTGTAGCGGCGATTCTAATGGTTTAGAAATCTCTTATCCTCTTCCTTCAATGCCAAGCTTTGCATTCTTCAGTCCTGGTTCTGGGTTTGAGCAAGGAAGGTGTTCCCTAGAGGTCTCAGCCAACACATCCAGAGTAGAATCAATTCATGGAG ATGCAAACTTGGGGACGCTCCTTGTGTTGCCAGATTCTTCCCTTTGCTTTGGGCATGTAGCCACAGAGTTGGAGAATAAGCCAGGAGAATATAAAAGGTCAGAAGGAACAAACTGGTCTAAAATGTCAGGCATTCACAGCAAGATAAATCGTACAATTGGACTTGGTGAACATGAGCAACTTGATCTAATGGTAACCGAATCAGTCATCCGTTGGTCATCATGCACACATCTTCCAAACTCACTTAGGTCTTCTCTTGTCTGTTGA